From one bacterium Scap17 genomic stretch:
- a CDS encoding sodium:proton antiporter: MENFGYLSLIPTTVVLIMALITRRTIESLMTGAIVGLLMINPYTAISDGADTMLSVLANDTVTWIILVCGLFGSFIALLVKTGGVLSFGAALGSRIRSRNQSLLATWLLGLAIFVDDYLNALTISASMKKITDGFNISREKLAYIVDSTAAPVCVLVPFSTWAVFFSGLLEENGIPGNGVSMYIEAIPYMFYAWVAAAIVPMVAMGWVPDFGPMKAAERRAATGKTIPDDTTDTTLEVEDSGKTPPHLLNFLIPMFALVFFTWYFDTDILRGVIVALLVLFVMILAQRLLSFNDTFDTALEGFKSMLLPLGTLVAGFFLKEVNDTLGLTTFVIIHVQPIMTPGLLPMVIFLTMALLAFATASFWGLFAVAMPIVLPLAMSMDANMPLVVGALISASAFGSHACFYGDSTVLSAQGSGCSPMAHALTQLPYVLVAAFISALIFLAAGYL, encoded by the coding sequence ATGGAAAATTTTGGATACTTGAGCCTGATACCGACCACGGTCGTGCTCATCATGGCACTCATTACCCGCAGAACAATCGAGTCCCTCATGACAGGCGCCATCGTCGGCCTACTGATGATCAATCCTTACACTGCCATCTCAGACGGCGCAGACACCATGCTGAGCGTGCTGGCCAATGATACGGTCACCTGGATCATTCTCGTCTGTGGTCTGTTCGGCAGCTTCATCGCCCTGCTGGTGAAGACGGGAGGGGTCCTCAGTTTCGGAGCGGCACTTGGCAGCCGCATCCGCAGCAGAAACCAGAGCTTGCTGGCCACCTGGCTGCTGGGTCTGGCGATCTTCGTCGACGATTATCTGAATGCGCTGACCATCAGTGCTTCGATGAAGAAGATTACCGATGGATTCAACATATCGCGCGAAAAGCTCGCCTACATCGTCGATTCCACCGCAGCCCCCGTCTGCGTATTGGTGCCCTTCTCGACCTGGGCGGTCTTCTTTTCGGGCCTGCTGGAAGAAAATGGCATCCCGGGCAATGGCGTGAGCATGTATATCGAAGCCATTCCGTACATGTTCTATGCCTGGGTAGCGGCCGCCATCGTCCCGATGGTCGCCATGGGCTGGGTGCCCGATTTCGGCCCGATGAAAGCCGCCGAAAGGCGTGCCGCTACCGGGAAGACCATTCCGGATGACACTACGGATACCACTCTGGAAGTCGAAGATAGCGGCAAGACACCGCCACATCTGCTCAACTTCCTGATCCCGATGTTCGCGCTGGTCTTCTTTACCTGGTATTTCGACACTGACATTCTGCGTGGCGTGATCGTGGCATTGCTGGTGTTGTTCGTGATGATCCTTGCGCAGCGCCTTCTCAGCTTCAATGACACCTTCGACACGGCACTGGAAGGCTTCAAGTCAATGCTGCTGCCCCTGGGTACACTGGTTGCCGGCTTCTTCCTGAAGGAAGTCAACGACACCCTGGGCCTGACTACCTTCGTCATTATCCACGTGCAACCGATCATGACGCCGGGGCTGCTGCCGATGGTCATCTTCCTAACCATGGCCTTGCTGGCCTTCGCAACTGCCTCTTTCTGGGGCCTCTTTGCGGTGGCAATGCCGATCGTATTACCGCTTGCCATGAGCATGGATGCCAACATGCCATTGGTCGTGGGCGCACTGATCTCAGCCAGTGCCTTCGGCAGTCACGCCTGCTTCTATGGGGATTCCACGGTGCTCTCGGCACAGGGCAGTGGCTGCTCGCCGATGGCACACGCCTTGACCCAACTGCCGTATGTCCTGGTCGCGGCCTTCATTTCCGCTCTCATCTTCCTTGCTGCCGGCTACCTGTGA
- a CDS encoding aminotransferase: MTTNTLDHTSSINAPSEHSAHGLSGDAQAVWEKDRNHFIHPFTDFSTFHEQGCDIISDSDGIYVSDIEGNRFIDGIAGLWCVNVGHGRKEIGDAMAEQATRMTYFSTFNNLTNIPAAELSAKLASLAPAHLNHVFYTCGGSTANDVAIRLVHYYYNRIGKPQKKKIISRKNAYHGTTYMAATLTGIESNNWMFDTLESHVSYLSEANCYRRPQGMSEAEYCDQLINEFADRIDTLGADNIAAFIMEPIMGAGGVLVAPEGYHTRMQALCRQHDILLIVDEVVTAFGRLGHFFSSEKVFGLSPDIITCAKGLSSGYSPLGATLISDSLYDVLGTPQGKGRVLSTGFTYSGHPVSCAAALKNIEIMEREALCENIQRVGPYLEARLKTLGHHATVGDVRGSNFMMCLENVADKTTGELLPLEARVGDRVAAEAQKRGLIIRPVGHLNIISPTLIWNEAVVDEVVAILDASFTAVTESLSRDGFL, encoded by the coding sequence ATGACCACCAACACTCTGGATCACACCTCATCGATCAATGCGCCATCCGAACATTCCGCCCATGGCCTGAGCGGCGATGCTCAGGCTGTCTGGGAGAAGGACAGAAATCACTTCATCCACCCCTTCACTGACTTCTCGACCTTCCACGAGCAGGGTTGCGACATCATCAGTGATAGCGACGGTATCTATGTTTCAGATATCGAAGGCAACCGCTTCATCGATGGTATCGCGGGGCTGTGGTGCGTGAACGTGGGGCATGGGCGCAAGGAAATCGGCGATGCGATGGCGGAACAGGCCACGCGCATGACGTACTTCTCGACGTTCAACAATCTGACCAATATCCCGGCAGCAGAGCTGTCCGCCAAGCTTGCCAGTCTGGCACCGGCACATCTCAACCACGTCTTCTATACCTGTGGAGGTTCCACCGCGAATGATGTCGCCATTCGCCTGGTGCATTACTACTACAACCGTATCGGAAAGCCGCAGAAGAAGAAGATCATCTCCCGCAAAAATGCCTATCACGGCACCACCTACATGGCGGCTACCCTGACAGGTATCGAAAGCAACAACTGGATGTTCGATACCCTGGAATCCCATGTCAGCTATCTCAGTGAAGCCAATTGCTATCGTCGCCCCCAGGGCATGAGCGAGGCGGAATATTGCGATCAGCTGATCAATGAATTCGCGGACAGGATCGATACGCTCGGCGCTGACAATATCGCGGCCTTCATCATGGAACCCATCATGGGAGCGGGTGGCGTTCTCGTCGCGCCCGAGGGTTACCACACTCGCATGCAGGCCCTCTGCCGCCAGCACGATATCCTGTTGATCGTCGATGAAGTGGTGACTGCCTTTGGTCGCCTTGGCCACTTCTTCAGCAGCGAAAAGGTCTTCGGACTCAGCCCGGACATCATCACCTGTGCCAAGGGACTTTCCTCCGGCTACTCACCGCTGGGCGCCACGCTGATCTCTGATTCTCTCTATGACGTCCTGGGGACACCGCAAGGCAAGGGAAGAGTGCTGAGCACCGGCTTCACCTACTCAGGTCATCCCGTCAGCTGCGCCGCTGCACTCAAGAATATCGAGATCATGGAGCGAGAGGCGCTGTGCGAGAACATCCAGCGTGTCGGTCCCTATCTAGAGGCACGCTTGAAAACCCTGGGGCATCACGCTACGGTTGGCGACGTTCGCGGCAGTAACTTCATGATGTGCTTGGAAAATGTGGCAGACAAGACAACCGGTGAACTCTTGCCACTGGAAGCGCGTGTCGGAGACAGGGTCGCGGCAGAAGCTCAGAAACGTGGCCTGATCATTCGCCCCGTCGGCCACTTGAACATCATCTCTCCGACGCTCATCTGGAATGAAGCCGTCGTCGATGAAGTCGTCGCCATTCTTGATGCCTCTTTCACCGCCGTGACCGAATCCCTGTCACGTGACGGTTTCCTCTGA
- a CDS encoding Zn-dependent hydrolase has translation MRAVAQEVQALRVDQQRLWDSLMDMAKIGATAKGGSCRLAFSEEDTQGRRLLMQWCEALGCQMRVDEVGNLFIRREGSEPSLAPVSTGSHLDTQPKGGRFDGILGVLAGLEVFRVLDAQGIVTRRPLELIVWGNEEGSRFSPAMVASGTYAGVFEPTYTLAREDSEGITYGEALASTGLRTPDFKTGPRLDSYFELHIEQGPVLEQEGKSLGVVTGVQGIRWFDVTISGVAAHAGPTPMRYRRDAMMAAARLMDQVHQHVQSDPTGNARVTVGTLNIPSASRNVIPGEVSMTVDLRHVKEAELESLEATFMSMLEKVSEEYGVSVTQERIWKSEVVDFDEACIEVVRQAVANQDAPSREMMSGAGHDAVYVSRVAPTAMIFVPCLDGISHNEAEYASPEDCALGCQVLLESVLARAGR, from the coding sequence ATGCGGGCAGTTGCACAAGAGGTTCAGGCGCTCAGGGTCGATCAGCAACGTCTCTGGGATAGCCTGATGGATATGGCGAAGATCGGGGCCACGGCCAAGGGCGGCTCCTGCCGTCTTGCGTTCAGCGAGGAGGATACCCAGGGACGCCGCCTGCTGATGCAGTGGTGCGAGGCACTTGGTTGTCAGATGCGCGTCGATGAGGTCGGAAATCTGTTCATTCGTCGTGAGGGCAGCGAGCCGTCGTTGGCCCCGGTCTCGACCGGCAGCCACCTGGACACTCAGCCCAAGGGCGGACGTTTTGATGGCATTCTCGGTGTGCTGGCGGGACTTGAGGTCTTTCGTGTGCTGGATGCGCAGGGCATTGTCACGCGCCGGCCGCTGGAATTGATCGTATGGGGCAATGAAGAAGGCAGCCGCTTCTCCCCGGCGATGGTGGCCTCCGGCACCTACGCGGGCGTCTTTGAGCCGACTTATACCCTGGCGCGTGAAGACAGCGAAGGCATTACCTATGGTGAAGCGCTGGCGAGCACCGGACTGCGCACGCCAGATTTCAAGACGGGTCCCAGGTTGGACAGTTATTTTGAGCTCCACATTGAACAGGGGCCGGTGCTGGAACAGGAAGGCAAGTCACTGGGGGTTGTCACCGGCGTTCAGGGAATTCGCTGGTTTGATGTCACGATTTCTGGTGTCGCGGCGCATGCAGGGCCGACGCCGATGCGTTACCGCCGCGATGCGATGATGGCGGCTGCGCGCTTGATGGATCAGGTCCACCAGCATGTGCAATCAGACCCGACGGGGAATGCACGTGTCACGGTGGGCACCCTGAATATTCCCTCCGCCTCGCGCAACGTCATTCCGGGCGAGGTCAGCATGACGGTGGACCTGCGCCATGTGAAAGAAGCCGAGCTTGAGTCACTGGAAGCCACGTTCATGTCGATGCTTGAGAAGGTGTCGGAGGAATATGGTGTCAGTGTGACGCAGGAGCGCATCTGGAAGTCCGAAGTCGTCGACTTCGATGAGGCATGCATCGAGGTCGTCAGGCAGGCCGTCGCCAATCAGGATGCCCCCTCACGAGAGATGATGAGCGGTGCTGGCCATGACGCCGTCTATGTCTCGCGCGTGGCGCCGACGGCAATGATCTTCGTGCCGTGTCTCGATGGCATCAGCCACAATGAGGCGGAATATGCTTCACCTGAAGACTGTGCCCTCGGCTGCCAGGTACTGCTGGAATCCGTGTTGGCGCGCGCGGGTCGCTGA
- a CDS encoding aldehyde dehydrogenase codes for MPLTHAQWQQRASQLSFETRAYLDGEFTHAASGKTFPSLNPATGDTLAQVACCEAPEAERAVACARAAFDKGDWSRLSPAARKRTLLHLAELIAEHQQELALLDTLDMGKPITSALGDVASAIECLRYTAESLDKLYDQVAPTGEEALGLIVREPLGVVVSIVPWNFPLMMTIWKIAPALATGNSVILKPSEKSSLSALRLAQLIATTDIPRGVFQVLPGFGADVGKALALSMQVDAIAFTGSTQVGKLLTQYAGQSNLKRTFLECGGKSPNIVFEDCADIPGVARQAAAAIFHNQGEVCIAGSRLLVHNRIREPFVRALCEAARSMQPGDPLDPQSFMGAIVDQEQYDKIASYIALGEQQGARRETIITDDNRRGEGCFIAPTIFTGVTPDMAIANEEIFGPVLAVMGFDDEEEAIAIANDSDYGLAAGLWSQDVNRVIRVARRLQSGQVYINNWAGPDMTMPFGGVKQSGNGRDKSLQTLGEYTETKSIWLAIT; via the coding sequence ATGCCACTCACTCATGCCCAATGGCAGCAACGTGCCAGCCAGCTGTCCTTTGAAACTCGCGCCTATCTCGATGGCGAGTTCACCCACGCCGCCAGCGGCAAGACCTTTCCCTCTCTCAATCCTGCGACGGGCGACACTCTGGCACAGGTGGCATGCTGCGAGGCGCCCGAGGCAGAACGCGCCGTGGCGTGTGCCAGAGCTGCCTTCGACAAGGGCGATTGGTCGCGGCTGTCACCGGCAGCCCGCAAGCGCACCTTGTTGCACCTGGCAGAACTCATCGCCGAGCATCAGCAGGAGCTCGCACTGCTCGATACACTCGATATGGGCAAGCCGATCACCAGTGCGCTGGGCGATGTGGCCTCTGCCATTGAATGTCTACGCTATACCGCTGAGTCCCTGGACAAGCTCTATGATCAGGTCGCGCCGACCGGCGAAGAAGCACTGGGACTGATCGTGCGTGAACCCCTGGGCGTGGTTGTCTCCATCGTGCCCTGGAATTTCCCGTTGATGATGACGATCTGGAAGATTGCTCCAGCGCTGGCGACTGGCAACAGTGTCATTCTCAAACCCTCCGAGAAGTCATCGCTCTCGGCACTGCGCCTGGCGCAACTGATCGCGACGACGGATATTCCCCGTGGCGTCTTCCAGGTACTGCCGGGATTCGGCGCAGATGTCGGCAAGGCCCTGGCGCTTTCGATGCAGGTCGATGCCATTGCCTTTACTGGCTCGACTCAGGTGGGCAAGCTTCTGACGCAATATGCGGGTCAGTCGAATCTGAAGCGCACTTTCCTCGAGTGTGGTGGCAAGAGCCCGAATATCGTGTTCGAAGACTGTGCTGACATCCCGGGCGTCGCACGTCAGGCCGCTGCCGCCATCTTCCATAATCAAGGAGAGGTTTGCATCGCAGGTTCCCGCCTGTTGGTGCATAACCGTATTCGCGAGCCATTCGTTCGTGCGCTGTGTGAAGCTGCCAGGAGCATGCAGCCGGGGGACCCGTTGGACCCGCAAAGCTTCATGGGCGCCATCGTCGATCAGGAACAGTACGACAAGATTGCCAGCTACATCGCGCTCGGTGAGCAGCAAGGGGCAAGACGTGAGACGATCATCACGGACGACAATCGCCGGGGTGAGGGCTGTTTCATCGCACCGACCATCTTCACTGGCGTGACGCCAGACATGGCCATTGCCAACGAGGAGATCTTTGGCCCGGTTCTCGCCGTCATGGGGTTTGATGATGAGGAAGAAGCGATTGCGATCGCCAATGACTCTGACTATGGGCTGGCAGCAGGGCTCTGGAGTCAGGACGTCAACCGGGTGATTCGTGTCGCGCGCCGACTGCAGTCTGGGCAGGTCTACATCAACAACTGGGCAGGGCCGGATATGACGATGCCCTTTGGTGGTGTGAAGCAGTCCGGTAATGGCCGCGACAAGTCATTGCAGACACTCGGTGAATATACCGAGACGAAGTCCATCTGGTTGGCCATTACCTGA
- a CDS encoding helix-turn-helix transcriptional regulator, which produces MIHKELLCAPEISSWHCVLAKLMTSASSVEFPRLLQDVFHDLLPFDTILVSTYKQGRAPILIYDNYPPERRQQGVERYIGDAYILDPFYTSTQQSCRPGVYRLSELAPDCFEDSEYYKHYYGALGLKDEIGIFIQLPGDIVMVFSLGLHETSLPLTRKSLLALKNLQPILEPLAREYWKWQGVSFVDRLEHHEPVEAAFDSFGDGLLTQREQDIVKLLLAGHSTKSAARELAISDGTVKVHRKHIYQRLAVSSQAQMFRLFLDHVSLVSRQSGALSQVGP; this is translated from the coding sequence ATGATTCACAAAGAATTGTTGTGCGCTCCAGAAATATCGAGCTGGCATTGCGTGCTGGCGAAGCTGATGACATCGGCATCTTCGGTAGAATTCCCTCGCTTGCTCCAGGACGTCTTCCACGACCTTCTGCCTTTTGACACGATACTTGTCAGTACCTACAAACAAGGGCGTGCACCCATCCTGATCTATGACAACTATCCCCCTGAGCGTCGGCAGCAGGGGGTAGAGCGTTATATTGGCGATGCCTACATATTGGATCCTTTCTATACCTCGACCCAGCAAAGCTGTCGTCCCGGTGTCTACCGCCTGAGTGAGCTGGCGCCTGATTGCTTTGAGGACAGTGAGTACTACAAGCATTATTACGGCGCGTTGGGACTCAAGGATGAAATTGGCATCTTCATACAACTGCCCGGCGACATCGTGATGGTGTTTTCGCTGGGATTGCATGAGACTTCTCTGCCGCTGACTCGAAAATCACTGCTGGCGCTCAAGAACCTGCAACCGATCCTCGAGCCCCTCGCGCGCGAGTATTGGAAGTGGCAGGGCGTCAGTTTCGTGGATCGCCTGGAGCATCATGAGCCGGTAGAGGCCGCCTTCGATAGCTTTGGTGATGGTCTTCTGACGCAGCGTGAACAGGACATCGTCAAGTTGTTGCTGGCCGGACACTCCACCAAATCTGCCGCGCGTGAACTCGCAATCAGCGATGGCACCGTCAAGGTACATCGCAAGCATATCTATCAGCGTCTGGCCGTTTCGAGCCAGGCCCAGATGTTCCGCCTGTTTCTGGATCACGTCTCGCTCGTCTCTCGCCAGAGCGGGGCACTGAGCCAGGTCGGGCCTTGA
- a CDS encoding LysR family transcriptional regulator, producing MYRLDRTHWMLLAALQQSGTITLAAASLNITQSAASQRLGEAERRLGVSLVRKEGRALMLTPAGATIAKAATTTAPMLQAAESDAIWQGKLSRNRVRVAWSHFDPSRLASKLLTAGREMQPCVNVELVRVASEAPTSALNGQSADLMLAPGEGHGPRLTALTSMTLCQDRLVAVVKRDSALADKAVMTPEDFDGERFLTYDLRPEPGWEYETFFARGQRFPSQVSRVESTELICQLIASGQGASILPALCVEFSAWRAKLCIVELDVAPITFPWQIHIMPGQETEASLAFVLAETIVADMTTIS from the coding sequence ATGTATCGTTTGGATAGAACGCACTGGATGCTACTTGCCGCACTCCAGCAGAGTGGCACGATCACGCTGGCAGCCGCCTCGCTCAACATCACGCAATCTGCTGCCAGTCAGCGGCTTGGCGAGGCTGAACGACGTCTCGGAGTCTCGCTGGTCAGAAAGGAGGGAAGGGCTCTGATGCTGACGCCGGCGGGCGCCACCATCGCCAAGGCCGCCACGACAACGGCCCCCATGCTGCAGGCTGCGGAATCCGATGCGATCTGGCAGGGCAAGCTCAGCCGCAATCGGGTCAGGGTCGCCTGGTCACATTTTGATCCTTCCCGGCTCGCCAGCAAGTTATTGACGGCCGGACGTGAGATGCAGCCGTGCGTGAATGTCGAATTGGTGCGTGTCGCGAGCGAGGCACCGACAAGCGCGTTGAATGGCCAGTCGGCGGACCTGATGCTGGCTCCGGGGGAAGGGCATGGGCCGCGCCTCACCGCGCTGACCAGCATGACGCTATGTCAGGACCGTCTGGTTGCCGTCGTGAAACGGGATTCCGCCCTGGCCGACAAGGCCGTCATGACGCCCGAAGACTTCGATGGAGAACGCTTTCTCACCTATGATCTGCGCCCGGAACCCGGCTGGGAATATGAGACCTTCTTTGCGCGCGGGCAGCGTTTCCCCTCTCAGGTATCGCGGGTGGAATCCACGGAACTCATCTGCCAACTGATCGCCAGCGGTCAGGGCGCCTCGATATTGCCTGCCCTGTGCGTGGAATTCTCCGCCTGGCGCGCTAAGCTGTGCATCGTCGAGCTGGATGTCGCCCCCATCACCTTTCCTTGGCAGATTCACATCATGCCCGGCCAAGAGACGGAAGCTTCACTGGCCTTTGTCCTTGCAGAAACCATCGTCGCTGACATGACCACGATCTCTTGA
- a CDS encoding NAD(P)H-dependent oxidoreductase — translation MKILLINGGKAFAHSNGELNATLHELARSELAKLGHEVRETVIEEGFEAKAEIEKQLWADLIIYQTPGWWMGLPWTVKKYLDDILTEGHGALYASDGRHRTSPTQGYGTGGLMQGRQYMLSLTWNAPIEAFDEAGNFFEGKGIDAVYYPVHKAMEFVGLEGLPTYLANDVIKNPDIPAYTQAYREHLREHVGRA, via the coding sequence ATGAAGATTCTACTGATCAACGGCGGCAAGGCCTTTGCCCATTCCAATGGCGAGCTGAACGCGACGCTGCATGAACTGGCGCGCAGTGAGCTAGCCAAGCTGGGGCATGAAGTGCGTGAAACCGTCATCGAGGAAGGTTTCGAGGCCAAGGCGGAAATCGAGAAGCAACTATGGGCGGACCTGATCATCTATCAGACCCCAGGTTGGTGGATGGGTCTGCCGTGGACCGTGAAGAAGTATCTCGATGACATACTGACTGAGGGCCACGGCGCGCTGTACGCCAGCGATGGCCGTCATCGCACCAGCCCGACCCAGGGCTACGGCACTGGCGGCTTGATGCAGGGCCGCCAGTACATGCTGTCACTGACCTGGAATGCTCCCATCGAAGCCTTCGATGAAGCGGGCAACTTTTTCGAAGGCAAAGGTATCGACGCTGTCTACTATCCGGTGCACAAGGCAATGGAATTCGTCGGTCTCGAGGGACTGCCGACCTATCTGGCCAATGACGTAATCAAGAATCCGGACATCCCCGCTTATACCCAAGCCTATCGTGAGCACCTTCGCGAGCATGTCGGCCGCGCCTGA
- a CDS encoding Y-family DNA polymerase → MIGLVDCNNFYASCERVFDPRLEGRPVGVMSNNDGCVIARSNELKALGVEMGTPAFQLQPLVREGRIHLLSSNYELYGDMSARVREVLEEYSAGVEPYSIDEMFVRFDGFDRNSMLTLSRTLHRNVRKFTGIPVCVGVAPTRTLAKLANRAAKKRPEFGGVCVLEPDEVGTQRLLADTPLGDVWGVGRRLVERLALQGLHTAWDLRCADPRAIGQRYSVVLERTARELQGTPCFEMNDADEARQRIMTSRSFGRMTGDLNELRDAIRQHAQRGAEKLRHQGSLTRAVLVFLKSNRHRPDLPQYSPSTIVELPAPTNDSREILAAAQQALEHIYLRGYRFMKAGVMLLDLIDQPREQLSLLESEEDIARRERSQQLMATLDAMNQKMGRGTVRLGVARPDAAWQLRCAHRSARYTTNWQELKRLR, encoded by the coding sequence ATGATCGGACTGGTCGACTGCAACAACTTCTATGCCAGCTGCGAGCGAGTGTTCGACCCGCGCCTGGAGGGCCGCCCTGTCGGCGTGATGTCCAACAATGACGGCTGCGTGATCGCGCGCTCCAACGAACTCAAGGCGCTGGGCGTGGAGATGGGCACCCCCGCCTTCCAGCTACAGCCACTCGTCCGTGAGGGGCGCATCCACCTGCTCTCCTCCAACTACGAGCTGTATGGCGACATGTCGGCGCGCGTGCGTGAGGTGCTGGAGGAATATTCCGCCGGAGTCGAGCCCTACTCCATTGATGAGATGTTCGTGCGTTTCGATGGCTTTGATCGCAACTCGATGCTGACATTGAGCCGCACTCTGCACCGCAATGTCCGCAAGTTCACCGGCATTCCCGTATGTGTCGGGGTGGCGCCAACTCGCACGCTGGCCAAGTTGGCCAATCGCGCGGCCAAGAAGCGTCCGGAATTCGGCGGTGTCTGCGTGCTGGAACCCGATGAAGTCGGCACCCAGCGCCTGCTGGCCGATACGCCACTGGGCGATGTCTGGGGTGTGGGCCGACGTCTGGTCGAACGCCTGGCACTGCAAGGCCTGCATACGGCCTGGGACCTGCGCTGCGCCGACCCGCGCGCCATCGGCCAGCGCTATTCCGTAGTACTGGAACGCACCGCGCGCGAACTGCAAGGCACGCCCTGCTTCGAGATGAATGATGCCGACGAGGCTCGCCAGCGCATCATGACCTCGCGCTCCTTCGGGCGCATGACCGGTGACTTGAATGAACTCAGGGACGCCATCCGCCAGCATGCCCAACGCGGCGCCGAGAAGCTGCGCCACCAAGGCAGCCTGACACGCGCCGTGCTGGTCTTCCTCAAGAGCAATCGCCACCGACCCGACCTGCCGCAATACTCACCCAGCACCATCGTCGAACTGCCCGCCCCCACCAATGACAGCCGCGAGATACTCGCCGCCGCGCAACAGGCGCTGGAGCATATCTACCTGCGCGGCTATCGCTTCATGAAGGCTGGCGTGATGCTGCTCGACCTCATCGACCAGCCACGCGAGCAACTCTCGCTGCTGGAAAGCGAAGAGGACATCGCCAGGCGTGAACGCAGCCAGCAGCTGATGGCGACACTGGACGCCATGAATCAGAAGATGGGCCGCGGCACCGTGCGTCTGGGCGTCGCACGCCCCGACGCCGCCTGGCAACTGCGCTGCGCCCACCGCAGCGCCCGCTACACCACCAACTGGCAGGAATTGAAGCGGTTGCGTTAG
- the umuD gene encoding translesion error-prone DNA polymerase V autoproteolytic subunit, translated as MTVSAAQPSHASLARPHPAPEPCALPHPHITGRAGISGFPSPAEDYAGRTLDLNERLIKRPAATFFMTVAGDSMEGFGIYEGDTLVVDRSIDARPGHIVVALVEGEVVVKRYEMIGQRPYLSSGNALYPPVAIFDLECQVWGVVRSVIHEYAV; from the coding sequence ATGACCGTATCTGCCGCTCAACCGTCCCACGCTTCGCTGGCTCGCCCCCATCCAGCGCCGGAGCCCTGTGCACTTCCGCACCCTCACATCACGGGGCGCGCTGGTATTTCCGGCTTCCCCTCGCCGGCCGAGGATTACGCGGGGCGCACGCTGGACCTCAACGAGCGGCTGATCAAGCGCCCGGCAGCGACCTTCTTCATGACGGTGGCGGGTGACAGCATGGAAGGCTTCGGCATCTATGAGGGCGACACCCTGGTGGTAGACCGCTCCATCGATGCCCGCCCCGGGCATATCGTGGTGGCACTGGTCGAGGGTGAGGTGGTGGTCAAGCGTTATGAGATGATCGGTCAGCGCCCCTATCTGAGCTCCGGCAATGCGCTGTATCCGCCGGTCGCGATCTTCGACCTCGAATGCCAGGTCTGGGGGGTGGTGCGTTCCGTCATCCACGAATACGCGGTATGA
- a CDS encoding antibiotic biosynthesis monooxygenase has protein sequence MPAVSPCPLQWPETPPHSRDISSRESRQHRRSAPSQGAKMIWVIATVTAKEGHVQDVFNELCAVAPTVREEDGCHAYHPCLDSERAADKDNDPRPDTITVVEAWESHDALQAHRETEHMQRFRDNAGDWIADGDIRILSPAG, from the coding sequence ATGCCGGCAGTCAGCCCCTGCCCCTTGCAGTGGCCAGAAACGCCTCCACATAGTCGGGACATCTCATCACGAGAATCCCGACAACATCGGCGGTCAGCACCGTCACAAGGAGCCAAGATGATCTGGGTAATCGCCACCGTTACTGCCAAGGAAGGCCACGTTCAGGATGTCTTCAATGAACTCTGCGCCGTCGCGCCCACCGTGCGAGAAGAAGATGGCTGCCACGCCTACCATCCGTGCCTGGACTCCGAGCGCGCCGCCGACAAGGACAACGACCCACGCCCCGACACCATCACCGTGGTAGAAGCCTGGGAATCCCACGATGCCCTGCAGGCCCACCGCGAGACGGAACATATGCAGCGCTTCCGCGACAATGCCGGTGACTGGATCGCCGATGGCGATATCCGCATCCTGAGCCCGGCGGGCTGA